A genomic stretch from Setaria viridis chromosome 1, Setaria_viridis_v4.0, whole genome shotgun sequence includes:
- the LOC117864132 gene encoding protein REPRESSOR OF SILENCING 3 isoform X2, whose translation MAVAAASTGGEGGAVEGSGTGALLRIFVGGLAESVGAADLEAVFASAGRVAGVEFVRTNGRSFAYVDFHCPSDKALAKLFSTYNGCKWKGGKLRLEKAKEHYLTRLKREWEQEAAAAAQEAAVNDNVEKQDRPKLDKAALDGSKINLYFPKLRKVKALPFKGTGKHKYSFRHIEVPSYPIHFCDCEEHCGPPEAANNEYAAVLNAVVYEKERNIMNSVMNKLFEKENEHFDSSEMKRCDVHTDTIEPSDAVNNMQIEETDEAPEEDMQVEEVEESSDEDLDDDLVINIAPRKSNKPAGQANMKKQEDPQLRKCPNIEEASLPKKRKRNEASSEPGKGKQEPISVILDTRTIGKPLTVKAEDSKSQLKSPGFTGKGTYELSSTLPRDESSADLQGVEAQTSSTKNESAQNVAANEPKKGSMWTQKSAWRDLVGGMGSTPFSISQVLPNTHPTPSVLPNVIENARSSEVLEATMQLPSELKLPSSVEMLSSGTTDGSPGGKCKDINKPQKVRVVPKITIGEVCPFMRNAESQKQWSKAKKAITGFSKSNESSGSKSNARKGKPLKKR comes from the exons atggcggtggcggcggcgtcgacagGCGGGGAGGGGGGAGCAGTAGAAGGCAGCGGCACGGGCGCTCTGCTGCGTATCTTCGTGGGCGGGCTGGCGGAGAGCGTGGGCGCGGCCGACCTGGAGGCCGTGTTCGCCTCGGCCGggcgcgtcgccggcgtcgaGTTCGTGCGCACCAACGGCCGCAGCTTCGCCTACGTCGACTTCCACTGCCCCTCCGACAAGGCCCTCGCCAAGCTCTTCTCCACT TACAATGGGTGTAAATGGAAAGGAGGGAAGCTTAGGCTGGAGAAGGCCAAAGAGCACTACCTTACTCGCCTGAAGCGAGAATGGGAGCAggaagcagctgcagcagcacagGAAGCTGCGGTGAATGATAATGTGGAGAAGCAGGACAGGCCGAAGCTGGATAAGGCTGCTTTGGATGGCTCTAAGATTAACCTTTACTTCCCAAAACTGAGGAAG GTAAAAGCCTTGCCTTTTAAAGGCACAGGAAAGCACAAGTACAGTTTCCGACATATTGAAGTTCCTTCTTATCCGATTCATTTCTGTGACTGTGAGGAGCACTGTGGACCTCCTGAAGCAGCTAATAATGAGTACGCTGCAGTTCTTAATGCTGTTGTGTATGAAAAGGAACGGAACATTATGAATTCTGTGATGAACAAGCTTTTCGAGAAGGAAAATGAGCATTTTGATTCATCAGAAATGAAGAGATGTGATGTTCATACTGATACCATTGAACCCTCCGATGCTGTGAATAACATGCAAATTGAAGAAACTGATGAGGCTCCAGAGGAAGATATGCAAGTGGAAGAAGTTGAAGAGTCTTCAGACGAAGATTTGGATGATGACCTTGTGATCAATATTGCTCCCCGCAAGTCCAATAAACCAGCAGGGCAAGCAAACATGAAAAAGCAGGAG GACCCACAGTTAAGAAAGTGTCCAAATATTGAAGAGGCTTCCCTgccaaagaagaggaagagaaatgAGGCTTCGTCGGAGCCTGGAAAAGGGAAACAAGAACCTATTTCAGTTATCTTAGACACAAGAACTATAGGCAAGCCTTTAACTGTTAAAGCAGAAGACAGCAAAAGCCAACTGAAGTCTCCAGGTTTTACAGGAAAAGGAACATATGAGTTGTCTTCAACACTCCCAAGAGATGAAAGCTCTGCAGATCTTCAAGGTGTCGAGGCTCAGACAAGTTCGACCAAAAATGAAAGTGCACAAAATGTGGCTGCGAATGAACCTAAAAAGGGCTCGATGTGGACTCAGAAATCAGCTTGGAGAGATCTTGTAGGGGGCATGGGAAGCACACCTTTCAGTATATCACAGGTGCTGCCGAACACCCATCCAACGCCATCAGTACTTCCAAATGTCATTGAAAATGCGAGATCTTCAGAAGTCTTGGAAGCTACCATGCAGCTCCCATCTGAGCTGAAGTTGCCGAGTTCTGTGGAAATGCTGTCTTCTGGCACTACAGATGGGTCACCTGGTGGTAAGTGTAAGGATATTAATAAGCCGCAGAAGGTGCGGGTGGTCCCAAAGATCACCATCGGTGAAGTCTGCCCTTTCATGAGAAATGCAGAGTCACAAAAGCAATGGTCAAAGGCAAAGAAAGCTATAACTGGGTTCTCGAAGAGCAACGAGAGCAGTGGATCCAAATCCAATGCCCGGAAGGGAAAACCATTGAAAAAGCGATGA
- the LOC117864132 gene encoding protein REPRESSOR OF SILENCING 3 isoform X1 has product MAVAAASTGGEGGAVEGSGTGALLRIFVGGLAESVGAADLEAVFASAGRVAGVEFVRTNGRSFAYVDFHCPSDKALAKLFSTYNGCKWKGGKLRLEKAKEHYLTRLKREWEQEAAAAAQEAAVNDNVEKQDRPKLDKAALDGSKINLYFPKLRKVKALPFKGTGKHKYSFRHIEVPSYPIHFCDCEEHCGPPEAANNEYAAVLNAVVYEKERNIMNSVMNKLFEKENEHFDSSEMKRCDVHTDTIEPSDAVNNMQIEETDEAPEEDMQVEEVEESSDEDLDDDLVINIAPRKSNKPAGQANMKKQEVKNDPQLRKCPNIEEASLPKKRKRNEASSEPGKGKQEPISVILDTRTIGKPLTVKAEDSKSQLKSPGFTGKGTYELSSTLPRDESSADLQGVEAQTSSTKNESAQNVAANEPKKGSMWTQKSAWRDLVGGMGSTPFSISQVLPNTHPTPSVLPNVIENARSSEVLEATMQLPSELKLPSSVEMLSSGTTDGSPGGKCKDINKPQKVRVVPKITIGEVCPFMRNAESQKQWSKAKKAITGFSKSNESSGSKSNARKGKPLKKR; this is encoded by the exons atggcggtggcggcggcgtcgacagGCGGGGAGGGGGGAGCAGTAGAAGGCAGCGGCACGGGCGCTCTGCTGCGTATCTTCGTGGGCGGGCTGGCGGAGAGCGTGGGCGCGGCCGACCTGGAGGCCGTGTTCGCCTCGGCCGggcgcgtcgccggcgtcgaGTTCGTGCGCACCAACGGCCGCAGCTTCGCCTACGTCGACTTCCACTGCCCCTCCGACAAGGCCCTCGCCAAGCTCTTCTCCACT TACAATGGGTGTAAATGGAAAGGAGGGAAGCTTAGGCTGGAGAAGGCCAAAGAGCACTACCTTACTCGCCTGAAGCGAGAATGGGAGCAggaagcagctgcagcagcacagGAAGCTGCGGTGAATGATAATGTGGAGAAGCAGGACAGGCCGAAGCTGGATAAGGCTGCTTTGGATGGCTCTAAGATTAACCTTTACTTCCCAAAACTGAGGAAG GTAAAAGCCTTGCCTTTTAAAGGCACAGGAAAGCACAAGTACAGTTTCCGACATATTGAAGTTCCTTCTTATCCGATTCATTTCTGTGACTGTGAGGAGCACTGTGGACCTCCTGAAGCAGCTAATAATGAGTACGCTGCAGTTCTTAATGCTGTTGTGTATGAAAAGGAACGGAACATTATGAATTCTGTGATGAACAAGCTTTTCGAGAAGGAAAATGAGCATTTTGATTCATCAGAAATGAAGAGATGTGATGTTCATACTGATACCATTGAACCCTCCGATGCTGTGAATAACATGCAAATTGAAGAAACTGATGAGGCTCCAGAGGAAGATATGCAAGTGGAAGAAGTTGAAGAGTCTTCAGACGAAGATTTGGATGATGACCTTGTGATCAATATTGCTCCCCGCAAGTCCAATAAACCAGCAGGGCAAGCAAACATGAAAAAGCAGGAGGTGAAAAAT GACCCACAGTTAAGAAAGTGTCCAAATATTGAAGAGGCTTCCCTgccaaagaagaggaagagaaatgAGGCTTCGTCGGAGCCTGGAAAAGGGAAACAAGAACCTATTTCAGTTATCTTAGACACAAGAACTATAGGCAAGCCTTTAACTGTTAAAGCAGAAGACAGCAAAAGCCAACTGAAGTCTCCAGGTTTTACAGGAAAAGGAACATATGAGTTGTCTTCAACACTCCCAAGAGATGAAAGCTCTGCAGATCTTCAAGGTGTCGAGGCTCAGACAAGTTCGACCAAAAATGAAAGTGCACAAAATGTGGCTGCGAATGAACCTAAAAAGGGCTCGATGTGGACTCAGAAATCAGCTTGGAGAGATCTTGTAGGGGGCATGGGAAGCACACCTTTCAGTATATCACAGGTGCTGCCGAACACCCATCCAACGCCATCAGTACTTCCAAATGTCATTGAAAATGCGAGATCTTCAGAAGTCTTGGAAGCTACCATGCAGCTCCCATCTGAGCTGAAGTTGCCGAGTTCTGTGGAAATGCTGTCTTCTGGCACTACAGATGGGTCACCTGGTGGTAAGTGTAAGGATATTAATAAGCCGCAGAAGGTGCGGGTGGTCCCAAAGATCACCATCGGTGAAGTCTGCCCTTTCATGAGAAATGCAGAGTCACAAAAGCAATGGTCAAAGGCAAAGAAAGCTATAACTGGGTTCTCGAAGAGCAACGAGAGCAGTGGATCCAAATCCAATGCCCGGAAGGGAAAACCATTGAAAAAGCGATGA
- the LOC117864150 gene encoding uncharacterized protein: MRSPTKPGGVPAAIRGGRKLGAGVVRLLQAPAVVALAAALAVSAPAPPAPGSEPLCNLPPTLSGEEGGRQGETNRIRHPKSDRAARCTSKCVSTCVLGGYGAPGVAGPFNIRRPLVVFKDTFRSRQYCLVECSDICNLLKDGEEDQ; this comes from the exons ATGCGGTCGCCAACCAAGCCCGGCGGGGTGCCGGCGGCCATCAGGGGCGGACGCAagctcggcgccggcgtcgtgAGGCTGCTGCAggctccggcggtggtggcgctggcggcggcgctcgcggtctcggcgcccgcgccgccggcgccggggtcggaaccgCTGTGCAACCTCCCGCCGACTCTGTCCGGCGAGGAGGGCGGGCGGCAGGGGGAGACCAACAGGATCCGGCACCCCAAGTCGGACCGGGCGGCGCGCTGCACCTCCAAGTGCGTCAGCACCTGCGTCCTCGGCGGATACGGCGCGCCGGGCGTCGCCGGGCCCTTCAACATCCGGAG GCCTCTGGTGGTGTTCAAGGACACTTTCCGCAGCCGGCAATACTG CCTGGTGGAGTGTTCAGACATCTGCAATCTGCTCAAGGACGGCGAAGAAGACCAGTGA
- the LOC140220040 gene encoding uncharacterized protein: MDQEHQGDNLAAHGGGAIQWTSAMSSFMLNYLSQLVASGTKTSSGFKQVHLNACARALNDCLGVHVTGTQVSNHLRKWKKIYGKIVKLKSLSAANWDEESCTITLEREHYIGHIRDHREDANYLNTPIEHYHEMATIFGNSLATGAYAKGANDPLATEVTETENAPKDTEDASPTNDQVGAMPDEVTMSINNTSGESSGTKPPPPKKAKVTVEDPNITMVTMISQSLGNLAAAITNVTKAITSDGDIPEGLYDAMMSIPGFDAAHLDHYYAYLCDHPPQAKAFYKLPLSSKMIWVARYIKEHLSDADL, from the exons ATGGACCAGGAACATCAGGGAGATAACTTGGCTGCACATGGTGGAGGTGCAATTCAATGGACAAGTGCTATGTCAAGCTTTATGCTCAACTACTTGTCTCAGCTTGTGGCTAGTGGCACTAAAACCTCTTCAGGCTTCAAGCAAGTTCATTTGAATGCCTGTGCAAGGGCTTTGAATGACTGTCTGGGTGTTCATGTCACTGGTACACAAGTTAGCAACCACCTCAGAAAGTGGAAAAAGATTTATGGAAAGATTGTGAAGCTGAAAAGCTTGAGTGCAGCTAATTGGGACGAAGAAAGCTGTACCATAACCCTTGAGAGAGAGCATTACATTGGTCATATTCGG GACCATCGTGAGGATGCCAACTACTTAAACACTCCAATTGAGCACTACCATGAGATGGCCACTATCTTTGGCAATAGTTTGGCAACTGGTGCATATGCCAAGGGAGCAAATGACCCTCTCGCTACAGAGGTTACTGAAACAGAGAATGCACCAAAAGACACTGAAGATGCTTCACCTACAAATGATCAAGTAGGGGCAATGCCCGATGAGGTGACAATGTCTATCAACAATACTAGCGGGGAGTCCTCAGGTActaaaccaccaccaccaaagaagGCCAAGGTCACTGTTGAAGATCCTAATATTACCATGGTGACTATGATTAGCCAGAGCCTCGGGAACTTAGCAGCAGCCATAACAAATGTCACCAAGGCCATTACTTCAGATGGTGACATTCCTGAGGGACTTTATGATGCCATGATGAGTATCCCTGGATTTGATGCAGCCCATCTTGATCACTACTATGCTTATTTGTGTGACCATCCACCACAAGCAAAGGCCTTTTACAAGTTGCCCCTATCAAGCAAAATGATATGGGTTGCAAGGTACATCAAGGAGCACCTTTCCGATGCTGATCTATAA
- the LOC117846098 gene encoding protein ALP1-like, protein MDNRKLVRRKLLMLITAAAAYAASCMVALFVTSRILSNKRQRITYGPMEERDKSRIEYLNTRIYKDDTTCTKMIRLKRISFFQLCQVLRERSLLRDTKHVCIEEQVAMFLNTVGHNLRNRLVGTNFNRSGETVSRYFGLVLHAIGELRNDLIRPPSLETPAKIAGNPRWDPYFKDCIGAIDGTHIRASVSKSMEAAFRGRKSFPTQNVMAAVDFDLKFTYVLAGWEGTAHDAVVLADAIERENGLRVPEGKFYLVDAGYGAKPGFMPPFRAVRYHLNEWGNNPVQNAEELFNLRHSSLRVTIERAFGSLKRRFKILDDATPFFPFRTQVDIVLACCILHNWVISQGTDRFILPESNWTPNPRRITRQLANDHRFMVDKRQLIAEAMWADRQNHYGH, encoded by the exons ATGGACAACAGGAAACTTGTTAGGAGAAAATTATTGATGCTTATtaccgcagcagcagcatatgCAGCTTCATGTATGGTGGCTTTGTTTGTGACGTCTAGAATATTAAGCAATAAAAGGCAACGTATTACTTATGGGCCAATGGAGGAGAGGGATAAGTCTAGAATTGAGTATCTTAACACAAGGATCTACAAGGATGATACGACATGCACAAAAATGATAAGGCTTAAGAGAATCTCATTTTTCCAGTTGTGCCAAGTTTTGAGGGAACGCTCTCTGTTACGTGACACTAAACATGTATGCATTGAGGAACAAGTTGCCATGTTCTTGAATACAGTTGGTCACAACCTACGAAATAGGTTAGTTGGTACTAATTTTAATAGGTCAGGTGAAACAGTTAGTCGGTACTTTGGATTAGTCCTCCATGCCATAGGTGAGCTACGCAATGATCTTATTCGGCCACCTTCATTGGAGACCCCAGCCAAAATTGCAGGGAACCCAAGATGGGATCCATACTTCAAG GATTGTATTGGTGCTATTGATGGAACACATATAAGAGCATCTGTTAGTAAGTCTATGGAAGCAGCCTTTCGTGGTAGAAAATCATTTCCTACCCAAAATGTTATGGCAGCGGTAGATTTTGACTTGAAATTCACATATGTGCTGGCTGGTTGGGAGGGGACAGCACATGATGCTGTGGTTTTAGCTGATGCAATAGAGCGTGAGAATGGACTACGTGTCCCGGAAG GAAAATTCTACCTAGTTGATGCTGGTTATGGAGCCAAACCTGGGTTCATGCCACCATTCCGTGCTGTACGGTATCACTTGAATGAGTGGGGAAACAACCCTGTACAAAATGCTGAGGAGTTGTTCAATCTTAGGCACTCTTCTCTACGGGTGACCATAGAGCGTGCCTTTGGATCACTCAAGAGGAGATTCAAAATTCTTGATGATGCAACCCCATTCTTCCCCTTCCGCACTCAAGTTGATATTGTCCTAGCTTGTTGCATCCTTCACAATTGGGTTATTTCTCAAGGAACAGACCGTTTCATTCTACCAGAGAGCAATTGGACACCTAACCCTCGAAGGATAACAAGGCAGCTAGCAAATGACCATAGGTTTATGGTTGACAAGAGGCAATTGATTGCTGAAGCAATGTGGGCAGATCGTCAAAATCACTATGGACATTAA